From Medicago truncatula cultivar Jemalong A17 chromosome 7, MtrunA17r5.0-ANR, whole genome shotgun sequence, a single genomic window includes:
- the LOC120576946 gene encoding probable disease resistance protein At1g61300 — MICAPTSSSVNHQNNAEIMNLSEGVNGSDGNRSVSENDIAKQQQSLESRGKKRKREVDDVWLRKLQENPLTLSTEFVGKQLDLHIKRVSKLLEDNKVFVIGICGMGGVGKTLLATLVENEVKRKATFKDVFWVTVSHNYSISKLQHDIAKIIGVKLDEDDERIRAENLSLALEKKGKSILILDDVWNYIDLQKVGIHQKVNGIKVILTTRLKHVCHQMDCQTNGIIQMFPLGCLKEVESESEVDEDEDDEDWELFMLKLGHDETPRTLPHEIEEIARCIVERFKGLPLGINVARAMDGVDDIHQWKHALSRLQKLEMRQVVEEVFKVLKCSYDNLMEKDLQNCFLYCALFSIDDEGWKINKDELIMKLVDNGQINENMSLEEIFDEGNTILNKLESHSLISSTNSSSVYTHPLVRNMACYILKECQRNVIVKLNKRLTEIPLSHRWATDLELVHMRDYDIEEIPKGMSPNCPKLFTLILNELSISRVLESFFIYMNNLSILDLSYNEDLESLPDSITKLRSLVSLILKGCDSLKHVPPLGELQTLSRLVISNTSIGEVQGLEKLIKLKWLDLSCNKRLNLELGSLSNLTKMQYLDLRNTCAMMAVKDVQGMNMLECFGGTFDCKDYDRYRKTKLELKAYHLTFANVCGQEIRMDDYVDLKKFDSDPSTKTIQFGDCKNLGHKLPKDLTCLHILKNIHWVRLCDALSFNNSLKMIDIISCRQLESLFCSSGSCSFCTNIHKLEVLELQRLESLTVVYKVVDQSLSRSGIFSCLKYFNISKCNLIETLLTPPLVQGLRNLEEMSVCYCKSMKEIFSVSNCDDEDSTSSIALPKLTKLLLWDLPQLKIVCKGSIRCGTSLPKLVINLCPRLDKQHPTIEIQDVQIRNF; from the exons ATGATTTGCGCTCCTACCAGCAGCTCAGTTAACCATCAAAATAATGCCGAAATCATGAATTTATCTGAAG GTGTGAATGGTAGCGATGGTAACAGAAGTGTTTCCGAAAATGATATTGCAAAGCAACAACAATCGTTGGAATCTCGGGGCAAAAAGCGCAAGCGAGAAGTTGATGATGTATGGCTGAGAAAATTACAAGAGAATCCTCTCACTCTATCGACTGAATTTGTTGGGAAACAATTAGACTTACACATCAAGAGAGTGTCCAAACTTCTAGAGGATAATAAAGTGTTTGTTATTGGCATATGTGGAATGGGAGGAGTGGGGAAAACTTTACTTGCAACTCTCGTGGAGAATGAAGTAAAAAGGAAAGCAACTTTTAAGGATGTGTTTTGGGTCACTGTTTCTCACAATTATAGCATCTCAAAACTGCAACATGATATAGCAAAAATAATAGGTGTGAAgcttgatgaagatgatgaaagaattaGAGCAGAAAATTTGTCTTTGGcattggagaaaaagggaaaatcaattcttattttGGATGATGTTTGGAATTATATTGATTTGCAGAAGGTGGGAATTCATCAAAAAGTGAATGGCATTAAAGTGATTTTGACAACTCGGTTGAAACATGTATGTCACCAGATGGATTGTCAAACAAATGGTATAATACAAATGTTTCCTCTTGGTTGCCTCAAAGAAGTTGAATCTGAATctgaagttgatgaagatgaagatgatgaagattgggAGTTGTTTATGCTAAAACTTGGACATGATGAAACACCTAGGACACTTCCACATGAAATAGAAGAGATTGCGAGATGCATTGTAGAGAGATTTAAGGGTTTACCACTTGGAATCAACGTGGCTAGAGCTATGGATGGGGTTGATGATATTCATCAATGGAAACATGCATTAAGCAGACTTCAAAAATTGGAAATGAGGCAAGTGGTGGAAGAAGTCTTTAAGGTATTAAAGTGTAGCTATGATAATTTGATGGAAAAAGACTTGCAGAACTGTTTTTTGTATTGCGCATTATTTTCTATTGATGATGAGGGTTGGAAGATTAACAAAGATGAGTTGATCATGAAGCTAGTTGACAATGGACAAATAAATGAGAATATGTCTTTGGAAGAAATATTTGATGAAGGGAATACCATATTGAATAAGCTTGAATCCCATTCTTTGATTAGTTCTACTAATAGTTCTTCGGTATACACACATCCCTTAGTGAGAAACATGGCCTGTTATATCTTGAAAGAGTGTCAAAGGAATGTTATAGTAAAGTTGAATAAGAGATTGACCGAGATACCTCTCTCACACAGATGGGCAACTGATTTAGAGTTGGTTCATATGCGGGATTATGACATAGAAGAAATCCCAAAAGGCATGTCACCTAATTGTCCGAAGTTGTTCACcttgattttaaatgaattgtCCATTAGTCGTGTTCTagagagtttttttatttatatgaataaTCTATCAATACTGGATTTATCATATAATGAAGACCTAGAATCTTTGCCAGACTCCATCACTAAGTTGAGGTCTCTTGTTTCTTTAATACTAAAAGGATGTGATTCACTGAAACATGTGCCCCCATTGGGAGAATTACAGACATTGTCAAGATTGGTCATTTCAAACACTTCTATTGGAGAAGTTCAAGGCTtggaaaaactaataaaattgaAGTGGCTTGATCTATCATGCAATAAGAGATTGAATTTGGAATTAGGGTCTTTGTCCAATTTGACCAAAATGCAATATCTTGATCTTCGAAATACCTGTGCTATGATGGCGGTAAAAGATGTTCAAGGAATGAATATGCTGGAATGTTTTGGAGGCACCTTTGACTGCAAAGATTACGACCGTTATAGGAaa ACAAAGCTTGAGCTCAAAGCATATCATCTCACTTTCGCAAATGTATGTGGTCAAGAAATAAGGATGGATGATTATGTTGATTTGAAAAAATTTGACAGTGATCCTAGCACCAAGACAATACAATTTGGAGATTGTAAAAATTTGGGCCACAAACTGCCTAAAGACCTTACATGTCTGCATATACTTAAAAATATTCACTGGGTTCGCCTATGTGATGCTCTCTCATTTAACAATTCTTTGAAGATGATTGACATTATCAGTTGCCGACAACTTGAGAGCTTGTTTTGTTCATCCGGTTCTTGTTCCTTTTGCACCAATATTCACAAGCTGGAAGTTTTGGAACTTCAAAGATTGGAAAGTTTAACTGTTGTCTATAAAGTTGTTGACCAATCTTTGTCACGGAGTGGCATATTCTcttgtttgaaatattttaacatttccAAATGTAATCTGATAGAGACCTTGCTGACACCACCATTAGTTCAAGGACTTCGAAATCTGGAGGAAATGTCTGTATGCTATTGTAAATCAATGAAAGAGATATTTTCAGTGAGCAACTGTGATGACGAAGACAGTACTTCAAGCATTGCACTTCCCAAGTTGACCAAATTATTGTTGTGGGATTTACCACAATTGAAGATCGTGTGCAAAGGCAGTATACGCTGTGGAACTTCTCTACCGAAACTGGTTATTAACCTATGTCCGAGATTAGATAAACAACATCCTACAATAGAAATCCAAGATGTTCAAATTCGAAATTTTtga